The following coding sequences lie in one Bacteroides helcogenes P 36-108 genomic window:
- a CDS encoding phosphoglycerate kinase, giving the protein MMTIDQFNFAGKKAFVRVDFNVPLDENFNITDDTRMRAALPTLKKILADGGSVIIGSHLGRPKGPADKFSLKHILKHLEELLGVEVQFANDCMGEEAAVKAAALQPGEVLLLENLRFYAEEEGKPRGLAEDATDDEKKAAKATVKESQKEFTKKLASYADCYVNDAFGTAHRAHASTALIAKYFDKNSKMFGYLMEKEVKAVDKVLNDIHRPFTAIMGGSKVSSKIEIIENLLNKVDNLIITGGMTYTFTKAQGGSIGISICEDDKLELALDLIKKAKEKNVNLVLAVDAKIADSFSNDANTKFCKVNEIPDGWEGLDIGPDTEKIFAEVIKNSKTILWNGPTGVFEFENFTHGSRSVGEAIVEATKNGAFSLVGGGDSVACVNKFGLASGVSYVSTGGGALLEAIEGKVLPGIAAINE; this is encoded by the coding sequence ATTATGACAATTGATCAATTTAACTTTGCCGGAAAAAAGGCATTCGTTCGTGTGGACTTCAATGTGCCCTTGGACGAAAACTTCAACATTACAGACGATACCCGTATGCGTGCCGCTCTTCCTACATTGAAGAAGATTTTGGCCGACGGTGGTAGTGTAATTATCGGTTCTCACCTCGGTCGTCCGAAAGGCCCGGCTGATAAGTTCTCTTTGAAACACATCCTGAAGCATCTTGAAGAGTTATTGGGCGTTGAAGTACAATTTGCAAACGACTGCATGGGTGAAGAAGCCGCTGTCAAAGCCGCCGCTCTGCAACCGGGTGAAGTGCTGTTGCTCGAAAATCTCCGTTTCTATGCCGAAGAAGAAGGCAAGCCTCGTGGCCTGGCCGAAGATGCCACGGACGATGAAAAGAAAGCAGCCAAAGCAACCGTAAAAGAAAGCCAGAAAGAATTTACCAAAAAACTGGCTTCTTATGCAGATTGCTACGTAAACGATGCTTTCGGTACAGCTCATCGCGCACACGCTTCCACAGCACTGATCGCCAAATATTTCGACAAAAACAGCAAGATGTTCGGCTACCTGATGGAAAAAGAAGTCAAAGCAGTTGACAAAGTATTGAACGATATACACCGCCCTTTCACTGCCATCATGGGCGGCTCCAAAGTATCTTCTAAAATCGAGATCATCGAAAACCTGCTGAACAAGGTTGATAACCTGATAATCACAGGCGGCATGACTTATACCTTCACAAAGGCACAAGGTGGCAGTATAGGTATCTCCATTTGCGAAGACGACAAATTGGAACTTGCTCTTGATTTAATAAAAAAGGCTAAAGAAAAAAATGTCAACCTTGTATTGGCTGTAGATGCCAAGATTGCCGATTCTTTCTCTAACGATGCCAACACCAAGTTCTGCAAAGTAAACGAAATACCCGACGGTTGGGAAGGTCTGGACATCGGTCCTGACACTGAAAAAATCTTTGCCGAAGTCATCAAAAATTCCAAGACTATCCTATGGAACGGTCCTACGGGTGTATTCGAGTTTGAAAACTTCACCCACGGTTCACGCTCTGTAGGTGAGGCTATTGTGGAAGCTACCAAGAACGGTGCATTCTCACTTGTAGGTGGTGGTGACTCTGTAGCTTGCGTCAACAAGTTCGGATTGGCAAGCGGCGTATCTTATGTTTCTACCGGCGGCGGAGCACTGCTCGAAGCCATCGAAGGAAAAGTTCTTCCGGGTATTGCTGCCATCAACGAATAA
- a CDS encoding tetratricopeptide repeat protein: MNEQAIQEQHRHIIALLEQKRLKEAQSQLEAFLWNSNDWSLRNRLEQIQTSYQYMLQYMRQGVNDPERQKLYDRMLAATWEIADQARLSLLDGISGHYYHSLRANREKLPQKYDISTLRKVLESFPDDMAVCQLMPNNQGLDAVLKRHEETVQILFLTTWSNSSWTAEDEQQAKVMLESDLLPINDLCLFTSAIMLSLMECFDARKFAWLLDASTHADNRVSQRALVEIAIVLHVHSARLTYYPELTARLSLSNEDGNLGKQLGRIYIQILRSQETEKIDKKMREEIIPEMMKNVNIMRNMKFGFEDNTADENDLNPDWGKAFEQSGLGDKIREMNELQLEGADVYMSTFAQLKSYPFFKEPHNWFYPFDMQHSSLIKDFGFDPTGDNAVLSLVLQSGFFCNSDKYSLCFTMAHIPQAQRDMMLSQMTSQDLNELMDESKSSGLRQYAQRPEVNSNQYIHDIYRFFKLSQRRFEFHDIFKDEIALHRIPALKEILCKPEILISVADFHFRKQHYAEALDIYQDLINQNHADADIFQKAGYCLQKEKRYKEAVETYRKADILKPDHVWTIRHLATCYRQMKDFTSALEYYRKAESIQPENHNVLFYAGSCLAEQEKYDEALQYFFKLDFMEDNCTKAWRAIGWCSFLCGKEKQAMKYYEKLLASGPLATDHLNAGHVAWCLGNIEKAAEFYGKAASESDSREAFLEMFNKDKEILIKQGIDEKDIPLMLDLTN; this comes from the coding sequence ATGAATGAACAAGCCATACAAGAACAGCATCGACATATCATCGCCTTATTGGAACAAAAACGGCTGAAAGAAGCCCAATCCCAGTTGGAAGCCTTTTTGTGGAATAGCAACGACTGGTCTTTGCGCAACCGATTGGAGCAAATCCAGACTTCTTATCAATATATGTTGCAATACATGCGGCAAGGAGTAAATGACCCGGAACGCCAGAAGTTATACGACCGGATGCTTGCAGCAACCTGGGAGATTGCCGATCAGGCTCGTCTCAGTTTACTCGATGGAATATCCGGCCATTACTATCATTCATTGCGTGCCAACCGAGAAAAACTCCCCCAAAAATATGATATCTCCACTCTCAGAAAAGTACTGGAATCTTTTCCGGATGATATGGCAGTCTGCCAATTAATGCCGAACAATCAAGGATTGGATGCTGTACTGAAACGCCACGAAGAAACCGTCCAGATCCTCTTTCTCACTACATGGAGCAATAGCAGTTGGACTGCTGAAGACGAACAACAAGCTAAAGTTATGCTGGAGTCTGATTTACTGCCCATCAACGATTTATGCCTGTTCACGAGTGCCATCATGCTGAGTTTAATGGAGTGTTTTGACGCACGCAAGTTCGCATGGCTGTTGGATGCATCCACACATGCCGATAACCGCGTCAGCCAACGCGCTTTGGTAGAGATTGCCATTGTATTGCACGTCCATTCTGCCCGTCTGACATATTACCCCGAGCTGACAGCCCGCCTGTCTCTATCCAATGAGGACGGCAATTTAGGCAAACAGTTGGGCCGCATATATATCCAAATACTCCGCAGTCAGGAAACAGAAAAGATAGATAAAAAGATGCGCGAGGAAATCATCCCGGAGATGATGAAGAATGTAAATATCATGCGCAACATGAAATTCGGCTTTGAAGATAATACGGCTGATGAAAACGATCTGAATCCCGATTGGGGAAAAGCTTTCGAGCAATCCGGATTGGGCGACAAAATACGAGAAATGAATGAACTGCAGTTAGAAGGTGCAGATGTTTATATGAGTACATTTGCCCAACTCAAAAGTTATCCGTTTTTTAAAGAGCCGCATAATTGGTTCTACCCCTTTGACATGCAGCATTCCAGCCTTATCAAAGACTTCGGTTTCGATCCGACAGGAGACAATGCCGTCCTTTCACTGGTTCTGCAATCGGGTTTCTTCTGCAACAGCGACAAATATTCGCTTTGCTTCACTATGGCGCACATTCCGCAAGCCCAACGTGATATGATGCTCAGCCAGATGACCTCACAAGATTTAAACGAATTGATGGATGAGAGTAAATCTTCCGGCTTACGTCAGTATGCCCAACGTCCGGAAGTCAACAGCAACCAGTATATCCATGATATTTATCGCTTCTTCAAGTTAAGCCAGCGCAGATTCGAATTTCATGATATCTTCAAAGATGAAATAGCACTGCACAGGATTCCGGCTTTAAAAGAAATCTTATGCAAGCCCGAAATACTTATTTCCGTCGCCGATTTCCATTTCCGCAAACAACACTATGCCGAAGCGTTGGATATATATCAAGACCTGATAAACCAAAATCATGCGGATGCAGACATATTCCAAAAAGCCGGATATTGCCTGCAAAAAGAGAAACGTTACAAAGAAGCAGTTGAAACATACCGTAAGGCCGACATCCTGAAGCCGGATCATGTATGGACCATCCGTCACCTTGCCACCTGCTACCGGCAAATGAAAGATTTCACATCTGCCCTGGAATATTACCGGAAAGCAGAATCCATTCAACCGGAAAACCATAATGTTTTGTTTTATGCAGGAAGCTGTCTTGCAGAACAAGAAAAATATGATGAGGCCTTACAGTATTTTTTCAAACTGGACTTCATGGAAGATAATTGCACCAAGGCATGGAGAGCCATAGGATGGTGTTCATTCCTCTGCGGAAAAGAAAAGCAAGCAATGAAGTATTATGAAAAGCTCCTTGCATCCGGGCCGCTTGCCACAGACCATCTCAATGCAGGACACGTAGCCTGGTGTCTGGGGAATATTGAAAAAGCTGCGGAATTTTATGGGAAAGCTGCCTCGGAAAGCGATAGCAGGGAAGCATTTCTGGAAATGTTTAATAAGGACAAAGAGATATTGATCAAGCAGGGAATTGATGAGAAAGACATTCCGCTAATGCTGGATCTTACAAATTAA
- a CDS encoding KdsC family phosphatase: protein MSTINHDLQKIKALVFDVDGVLSANVVPMSPEGEPLRTVNIKDGYSLHIAAKQGLLLGIITGGKTEAVRRRFMALGFAEENIYMASSVKIHDYRDFRDRHGLKDEEILYVGDDIPDIEVMLACGLPCCPKDAAPEVKAIAHYISHADGGYGCGRDIVEQVLKVKGLWMTDEKAFGW, encoded by the coding sequence ATGAGTACCATAAACCATGATTTACAAAAAATAAAAGCTCTCGTTTTTGATGTGGATGGTGTGTTGAGTGCAAATGTTGTTCCCATGAGTCCTGAAGGTGAACCATTGCGTACAGTGAACATTAAAGACGGCTATTCTTTGCATATAGCTGCCAAACAAGGTCTTTTATTGGGTATTATAACAGGTGGAAAGACTGAAGCTGTTCGCAGACGTTTCATGGCTTTGGGATTTGCTGAAGAAAACATTTATATGGCTTCTTCTGTGAAAATTCATGATTATCGTGATTTTCGTGATCGTCATGGATTGAAAGATGAAGAAATCCTTTATGTTGGCGACGATATTCCTGATATAGAGGTGATGCTTGCTTGCGGTCTGCCGTGTTGTCCGAAAGATGCGGCGCCGGAAGTAAAAGCCATAGCGCATTATATTTCACATGCGGACGGCGGCTATGGCTGTGGGCGTGATATAGTGGAGCAGGTATTGAAAGTGAAAGGATTATGGATGACCGATGAAAAAGCATTTGGATGGTAA
- a CDS encoding porin — MRNTRNITLLSVLMLATTFTHAQTSIGEKAKADLLQKTTFGGYAIGKVSATDQNLNTSIKSHTNFDLRLIRAYVDGKVLDFKYKLQLELNGKPSDYTNEKGVRVVDAWAEWQKYKFCYVRFGQFKRAFTFENPMNPWDIGFGAYSQLITRLAGMNDRVGEHSSNGRDLGLQVQGDFLPAGSDKHNFVHYQVGVYNGQGINHSDENRSKDIIGGVYVYPVKELAVGVFGWAGDYTKNGITVDRNRIAFGLKYESAWTVRAEYATSEGHKITDYNSDGSLKAGTSDKADAWYMMVGAPLSPKCKVYAKWDVYRDKKEWSSQKALYCLAANYYFYKNLKLQANYTYTRDKSTTGDGHYNTFDLQLYWRF, encoded by the coding sequence ATGAGAAACACTCGAAACATCACACTGCTATCAGTCCTGATGCTGGCTACCACATTCACTCATGCCCAAACCTCCATCGGAGAAAAAGCGAAAGCAGACCTTTTACAGAAGACTACCTTCGGCGGATATGCCATAGGAAAGGTATCAGCCACCGACCAGAACCTCAATACCTCCATCAAAAGCCATACCAATTTCGATTTACGGCTGATCCGTGCTTATGTGGACGGAAAAGTGCTGGACTTCAAATATAAACTGCAACTGGAACTGAACGGCAAGCCCAGTGACTACACCAACGAAAAAGGCGTACGCGTGGTGGACGCATGGGCTGAATGGCAGAAATACAAATTTTGCTATGTACGCTTCGGACAATTCAAACGTGCTTTTACCTTTGAAAATCCCATGAATCCGTGGGACATAGGTTTCGGGGCCTATTCGCAACTCATCACCAGACTGGCCGGCATGAACGACCGTGTAGGTGAGCACTCCAGCAACGGACGTGACCTGGGACTTCAGGTACAAGGCGATTTCCTGCCCGCAGGAAGTGACAAACACAATTTCGTACATTACCAAGTGGGAGTTTACAATGGCCAGGGCATCAACCACAGCGATGAGAATCGTTCCAAGGATATCATCGGCGGCGTGTATGTCTATCCCGTCAAAGAACTTGCCGTAGGCGTCTTCGGATGGGCAGGAGACTACACCAAGAACGGAATCACCGTGGATCGCAACCGCATAGCATTCGGCCTGAAGTATGAATCGGCATGGACTGTACGCGCAGAATACGCCACCAGTGAAGGACACAAAATAACCGACTACAACAGCGACGGCTCACTGAAAGCGGGTACTTCGGACAAGGCCGATGCTTGGTATATGATGGTAGGCGCTCCACTTTCGCCCAAATGCAAGGTCTATGCCAAATGGGATGTCTATCGGGACAAAAAGGAATGGAGCTCTCAAAAGGCACTCTATTGCCTCGCAGCCAACTATTACTTTTACAAGAATCTGAAACTGCAAGCCAACTATACCTACACACGCGACAAAAGTACCACAGGTGACGGACATTACAATACCTTTGACCTACAGCTTTATTGGCGTTTCTAA
- a CDS encoding MFS transporter, producing MKDRLVTSGYCFILAANFLLFFGFWLLMPVLPFYLSEVFGANKATIGIVLSCYTIAALCIRPFSGYLLDTFARKPLYLTAYFIFTAIFGGYLIAGTLTLFILFRIIHGISFGMVTVGGNTIVIDIMPSSRRGEGLGYYGLANNIAMSIGPMTGLFLHDAEVSYTLIFCCSLCSCLAGFVCAALVRTPYKPSVKREPISLDRFILLKGLPAGISLLLLSIPYGMTTNYVAMYARQIDIQASTGFFFTFMALGMAVSRLFSGRLVDRGKITQVISAGLYIVIGSFFLLAACVYVIQWNSNVCTYLFFFIALMLGVGFGIMFPAYNTLFVNLAPNKQRGTATSTYLTSWDVGIGIGMLAGGYIAEISTFDKAYLFGACLTIVSTLYFNLKVSPHYHKNKLR from the coding sequence ATGAAAGATAGACTTGTCACATCAGGGTATTGTTTCATCCTTGCGGCCAATTTTCTGTTGTTTTTCGGTTTCTGGCTGCTAATGCCTGTATTGCCTTTCTACTTATCAGAAGTATTTGGAGCAAACAAGGCAACTATCGGCATCGTACTTTCCTGCTATACCATCGCAGCACTGTGCATCCGTCCTTTTTCGGGATATCTGCTTGATACATTTGCCCGCAAGCCACTCTACCTTACAGCCTACTTTATATTCACCGCCATCTTTGGCGGATACCTCATAGCCGGTACGCTAACACTATTCATTCTCTTCCGTATCATCCACGGCATATCGTTCGGCATGGTTACAGTAGGCGGAAATACCATTGTAATCGACATCATGCCCTCTTCACGTCGTGGAGAAGGGCTTGGATATTACGGACTCGCCAATAACATAGCCATGTCCATAGGCCCGATGACAGGATTATTCCTGCATGATGCGGAAGTTTCTTATACACTTATATTTTGTTGTTCATTATGCTCTTGTCTGGCAGGATTTGTGTGTGCAGCATTAGTGAGAACACCTTATAAGCCTTCCGTAAAGAGAGAGCCGATTTCACTCGACCGCTTCATCTTACTCAAAGGATTGCCTGCCGGTATCAGCCTGCTGTTACTTTCCATTCCCTATGGCATGACCACCAATTATGTGGCTATGTATGCCCGCCAAATAGACATTCAGGCATCCACAGGTTTTTTTTTCACTTTCATGGCATTGGGTATGGCAGTGTCACGCCTTTTTTCGGGACGGTTGGTGGATAGAGGAAAAATTACACAAGTCATCTCCGCCGGACTATACATTGTTATCGGCAGTTTTTTTCTCCTTGCGGCCTGCGTTTATGTAATCCAGTGGAACAGCAATGTCTGCACATATCTGTTCTTCTTTATAGCTTTGATGCTGGGCGTAGGATTCGGTATCATGTTTCCGGCGTACAACACGTTGTTTGTTAACCTTGCTCCCAACAAACAACGTGGTACAGCCACTTCCACCTACCTCACATCTTGGGATGTAGGTATAGGAATCGGCATGCTGGCAGGAGGTTACATTGCAGAAATCAGCACCTTTGACAAAGCCTATCTGTTCGGAGCCTGTCTCACGATTGTTTCCACTCTTTATTTCAACCTGAAAGTATCCCCTCATTATCATAAAAACAAATTAAGATGA
- a CDS encoding SLC13 family permease, with amino-acid sequence MYKIFKGFPLVEAYQELKKNNRLAEDRTVSRVIKLTCAIAVSIVLWFLPIDSFGVEGLTVVEQRLISIFIFATLMWVLEAIPAWTTSVLITVLLMLTISDSSLWFFTEGYSPETLGQTVKYKSIMHCFADPIIMLFIGGFILAIAATKSGLDVLLARVMLKPFGTQSRYVLLGFILVTAFFSMFLSNTATAAMMLTFLTPVLKALPADGKGKIGLAMAIPVAANVGGMGTPIGTPPNAIALKYLNDPEGLNMNIGFGEWMSFMTPYTIVILFIAWFILLRLFPFKQKTINLEIEGEAKKDWRSIVVYITFAVTVLLWMTDKFTGVNSNVVAMIPVAVFCVTGVITKRDLEEISWSVLWMVAGGFALGVALSETGLAQHMIEAIPFSTWSPIVMIVGSGLICYAMANFISHTATAALLVPILAIAGISMRDTLLPMGGVLTLLVGVALGSSLAMILPISTPPNALAHATGMIQQKDMEKVGIIMGAIGLVLGYVMLIFLGSSGLL; translated from the coding sequence ATGTATAAAATATTTAAAGGCTTCCCCTTGGTGGAAGCATACCAAGAGCTTAAAAAAAACAATCGCCTGGCGGAAGACCGGACAGTAAGCAGAGTCATCAAACTAACCTGTGCCATCGCTGTTTCTATTGTGCTGTGGTTTCTCCCCATTGATTCCTTCGGCGTAGAAGGGCTGACTGTTGTAGAGCAACGTTTGATTTCCATATTCATCTTCGCCACACTGATGTGGGTGCTCGAAGCCATCCCGGCATGGACCACCTCCGTATTGATAACCGTATTGCTGATGCTTACCATTTCGGACAGCAGCCTATGGTTCTTCACAGAAGGCTATTCGCCCGAAACATTGGGACAAACCGTGAAGTACAAGTCCATCATGCACTGCTTTGCCGACCCCATCATCATGCTGTTCATCGGCGGATTCATCCTGGCTATTGCAGCCACAAAAAGCGGGCTGGACGTACTGCTGGCACGCGTCATGCTGAAACCCTTCGGCACACAGTCGCGCTATGTATTGCTGGGCTTCATCCTGGTGACCGCATTCTTCTCCATGTTCCTCAGTAATACAGCCACCGCCGCCATGATGCTTACCTTCCTTACTCCGGTATTGAAAGCACTCCCGGCTGACGGAAAGGGAAAAATAGGCTTAGCAATGGCCATCCCCGTCGCAGCAAACGTTGGCGGTATGGGAACACCCATCGGCACTCCCCCAAATGCCATCGCACTGAAATATCTGAACGATCCCGAAGGGCTGAACATGAACATCGGTTTCGGTGAATGGATGAGTTTCATGACACCTTATACCATCGTCATTCTGTTCATTGCCTGGTTCATCCTTCTGAGGCTTTTCCCTTTCAAACAAAAGACCATCAATCTGGAAATAGAAGGCGAAGCAAAAAAAGACTGGCGTTCCATCGTGGTATATATCACCTTCGCCGTCACCGTATTGCTGTGGATGACCGACAAATTTACAGGTGTCAATTCCAATGTGGTAGCCATGATTCCAGTAGCCGTGTTCTGCGTGACAGGAGTAATCACCAAGCGCGACCTTGAAGAAATCAGTTGGAGTGTGCTTTGGATGGTAGCGGGAGGCTTTGCATTGGGAGTAGCGCTGAGCGAAACCGGACTGGCACAGCACATGATCGAAGCCATCCCCTTCAGCACCTGGTCACCGATAGTAATGATTGTAGGTTCCGGACTTATCTGCTACGCCATGGCAAACTTTATCTCTCACACAGCCACAGCCGCCCTGCTGGTTCCGATACTGGCCATTGCAGGCATCAGCATGCGCGATACATTGCTTCCGATGGGTGGTGTACTGACCTTGCTGGTAGGTGTAGCCCTCGGTTCGTCTTTGGCGATGATATTGCCCATCAGCACCCCGCCCAATGCGCTGGCTCATGCCACCGGCATGATTCAACAAAAGGACATGGAAAAAGTGGGCATCATCATGGGAGCCATAGGACTGGTGTTAGGATATGTCATGCTGATATTCCTGGGATCAAGCGGATTGCTGTAA
- a CDS encoding anaerobic C4-dicarboxylate transporter — protein sequence MITMIIELLVVLLALYVGSRYGSLALGAISGIGLAILVFGFGLKPGTPPTDVIYIIVAAVTCAGIMQASGGMDWLIQLAEKLLRKHPDNITFFAPLCTFFLTVLVGTGHVVYTLMPIICDIALKKGIRPERPCGVASIASQVGITCSPIAAAVVAFVSISSANGFEITIPQVLCVSIPACLIGLICAAACSYKRGLDLDKDPAFQKRISDPETYKYVYGNDATTLDKEIPATAKRAVYIFLGALAVIVTFAAFQNLLPTHDQIKAVKDAESLEIGTGVALQVTADMLVKAKAVVPGMTEIIQKPLAMNLVIQIVMISAAALMIIFCKASPKKAVSGAVWQSGMVAVVAIYGIAWLADTYFSNYIDEMKIGLGDIVSQYKWSIAFVFFLVSVLINSQGAVVVAMLPLAYSLGIPGSVLLGVFPSVYGYFFIPNYPSDIATVNFDRSGTTIIGKYLLNHSFMMPGLVCVTVSTIVAYAITSIFF from the coding sequence ATGATTACCATGATTATTGAGCTGCTGGTTGTACTACTGGCACTCTACGTAGGATCACGCTACGGAAGCCTTGCATTAGGAGCCATTTCCGGCATCGGATTGGCCATCCTCGTCTTCGGATTCGGACTGAAACCCGGTACTCCCCCCACCGATGTGATTTACATCATCGTTGCCGCCGTCACCTGCGCCGGCATCATGCAGGCCTCCGGTGGCATGGACTGGTTGATACAGTTAGCGGAAAAACTGCTGCGCAAACATCCGGACAACATCACCTTCTTTGCTCCACTATGCACCTTCTTCCTCACCGTGCTGGTAGGTACAGGGCATGTGGTCTATACTCTGATGCCTATCATCTGCGACATCGCTCTGAAGAAAGGCATACGCCCCGAACGCCCTTGTGGTGTGGCATCCATTGCCTCTCAAGTAGGCATCACTTGCTCACCCATTGCAGCCGCCGTGGTGGCCTTTGTGTCCATATCCAGTGCCAACGGATTTGAAATCACTATCCCTCAAGTATTATGTGTATCCATTCCCGCCTGTCTGATCGGCCTGATTTGTGCTGCCGCCTGCTCTTACAAACGTGGGCTGGACCTCGACAAAGACCCTGCCTTCCAAAAAAGGATATCCGATCCGGAAACCTATAAATACGTTTACGGCAACGATGCCACGACACTTGACAAAGAGATTCCGGCCACTGCGAAACGGGCCGTCTATATTTTTCTCGGCGCATTGGCCGTGATTGTGACCTTTGCTGCCTTTCAGAACCTGCTGCCGACCCACGACCAGATTAAAGCCGTAAAAGACGCCGAAAGTCTGGAGATAGGTACTGGCGTAGCCCTGCAAGTGACGGCAGATATGTTGGTAAAAGCCAAGGCGGTAGTACCCGGTATGACGGAAATTATACAGAAACCTCTCGCCATGAACCTCGTCATTCAGATTGTGATGATTTCTGCCGCCGCACTGATGATTATTTTTTGCAAGGCATCACCCAAAAAGGCAGTAAGCGGGGCTGTATGGCAAAGCGGCATGGTAGCAGTAGTGGCCATTTATGGCATCGCTTGGCTGGCAGATACTTATTTCTCCAACTATATAGACGAGATGAAGATTGGCCTGGGGGACATTGTCTCACAATACAAGTGGTCCATCGCTTTTGTATTCTTTCTGGTCTCCGTGCTCATCAACTCACAAGGAGCAGTTGTGGTAGCCATGCTTCCGCTTGCCTACTCGCTGGGTATTCCCGGTTCGGTATTGTTGGGAGTATTCCCCAGTGTGTACGGCTACTTCTTCATCCCCAACTATCCATCGGACATCGCTACTGTGAACTTCGACCGTTCGGGTACTACCATAATTGGCAAGTATTTGCTAAACCACAGTTTCATGATGCCGGGTCTGGTATGTGTCACCGTATCTACAATTGTGGCATACGCCATCACTTCCATCTTCTTTTAA
- the nth gene encoding endonuclease III has translation MRKKERYERIIAWFRENRPVAETELHYDNPFELLIAVILSAQCTDKRVNMITPAIYRDFPTPEALAATESEVIYEYIRSVSYPNNKAKHLVGMARMLVKDFNSQVPDTLEELIKLPGVGRKTANVIQSVAFNKAAMAVDTHVFRVSHRLGLVSDKCTTPFSVEKELVKYIPEADISIAHHWLILHGRYTCQARTPQCDECGLQLLCKYYCQKYKVSKESGQNEE, from the coding sequence ATGAGAAAGAAAGAACGTTATGAAAGAATAATTGCCTGGTTCAGAGAAAACCGTCCCGTAGCCGAAACTGAATTGCATTATGACAATCCGTTCGAACTGCTAATAGCGGTAATTCTCTCTGCACAATGTACGGACAAACGGGTAAATATGATTACTCCTGCCATCTACCGTGATTTTCCTACTCCCGAAGCGCTCGCCGCTACAGAGTCTGAGGTAATCTATGAGTACATCCGCAGCGTTTCTTATCCCAACAACAAAGCCAAGCACCTTGTGGGAATGGCGAGAATGTTAGTGAAAGATTTCAACAGTCAAGTACCCGACACTTTGGAAGAACTTATCAAACTACCCGGCGTAGGACGCAAAACAGCCAATGTCATCCAATCCGTCGCCTTCAATAAAGCTGCCATGGCTGTGGACACCCACGTATTCCGCGTAAGCCATCGTTTGGGCTTGGTATCGGATAAATGTACCACTCCGTTCAGTGTAGAAAAGGAACTTGTAAAATATATTCCGGAAGCCGACATTTCCATTGCCCACCATTGGCTTATCTTGCACGGCCGCTACACATGTCAGGCACGCACTCCGCAATGCGACGAGTGCGGTTTACAATTGTTGTGCAAATATTATTGCCAGAAATATAAAGTAAGCAAAGAGAGTGGCCAGAATGAAGAATAA
- a CDS encoding Maf-like protein: MFDNLKKYRVILASNSPRRKELLTGLGIEYEVRALPDVDESYPETLQGADIPLYIAKEKADAYRSVMESGELMITADTIVWLDKKVLGKPENREDALRMLRDMSGRTHEVFTGVCITTTEWQRSFTAQTEVRFSELSEEEIVYYVDKFRPMDKAGAYGVQEWIGFIGVENISGSYYNIMGLPVQRLYKELIKIDN, encoded by the coding sequence ATGTTTGATAATCTGAAAAAATACAGGGTGATTCTTGCTTCCAATTCTCCCCGCAGAAAGGAATTGCTGACAGGATTGGGGATAGAGTATGAGGTCAGGGCTTTGCCTGATGTGGACGAATCTTATCCTGAAACTTTGCAAGGGGCGGATATCCCTTTGTATATAGCCAAGGAAAAGGCAGATGCTTATCGCTCGGTCATGGAGTCGGGAGAGCTGATGATTACTGCCGACACAATTGTTTGGTTGGATAAAAAGGTTTTGGGAAAACCGGAAAACAGAGAAGACGCTTTGCGGATGTTGCGGGATATGTCCGGCCGTACGCATGAGGTTTTTACCGGTGTCTGCATTACTACGACAGAATGGCAGCGTAGTTTTACTGCTCAAACGGAAGTCCGCTTCTCTGAATTGAGCGAGGAAGAGATCGTTTACTACGTAGATAAGTTCCGGCCGATGGATAAAGCCGGGGCGTATGGTGTACAAGAGTGGATAGGCTTTATCGGTGTGGAGAATATATCTGGCAGCTATTACAATATAATGGGGCTTCCTGTGCAGAGACTCTATAAAGAACTCATAAAAATAGATAACTGA